CATCACCGAAGATCTGAGGAGGGTAAGCGGAGGCCAGGTGGGTATTGGTAGTTCGCAACTACCGGTAAAATGACTAATCTAACCTCAAATTTCAGATAATCTATTTAGTAGTTGTTAATTAATggaattattttgttatagACAAAGCTAAACTGGAAAGGGAATGTTGCCCAAAATGGGCTGAGAGCCATTCAATATCAATGGTGATTTCATTCAAAAGCCCGGCGGCACATGTTGAAGTCCCGCTCCCGCCTAGCCCAGCCCAGCCCAGCCCAGCCCAGCCCAGGAGTGGAAGAGCTTGGAACTCAGTGCTCGATcactctccctccctccctcgcCCTTCGAGGCAGAGGCTGAAGCTGACGCATGACGACGATGAGGCTGAGCTGGTGATCATTGGGGGTTTGGTTGGTGTCGACGGAAATGGCGGTTTCTTCTCCTGGCACGAGCAGCAGGCCTAGGACCAGGAACGATCATTATTCCGAGCCGTTCTTCGCTCTCTGCCATGGGGACCTCCTCCACAACGTACTCCACAGGCTGCCAGCCCGCTCCTTCGCATCCGCCGCCTGCGTCTGCAAGACCTGGCACCGCGTCTCCAATCAGATCCTCTGCCGCCCTCTCCTCGCCTCTGCCCTCTCCCTCAATCCTTCCCCCTTCGTACGTTATTTGCTTGCTTCTAGCCAGCTACTAACTAGAGCTCCGACTGAAACAGACCCAATCCAAATGTTGCTTGTCTTGATctctaatatttatttatatcctCCGATCGTGTTCTGATCAACTGGGACTGTTGTCGGCAGGGTGCTTTGCTGGAAGTTCTGGACAAGGTTTTATCAGACCCAATTCGACCCCACTTCGCCATTGTCAATGTTGCAACTGATTGTGACTTGTCATCAATGCTTAAGCTTGTGTGTATTGGATTCTCCAGTGgccttattttatttattcctcTGTAATTCGAAATTCAGGTCAAGATTGTCCGGTACTCCATCTAGTTGTTTATCCGTGTGAAATATCGTGTTTTGTAGACGAGTAAACGCTTGGGAACTGCAACTCCTATCGTCGTATCCTACTCTGTCGGAATTATTGGAAGACATGCCTCCACGGATGAAGTCTTAGAGGTCAGGATAGATGTgcatttttcttcatttctcGTCTACAGGTGAAATTGCTTTGGGAAATATTGCATGAAATCAAAGGATGAGCTTCTAAAGGcattttttgcattttcttgtCCTTTTCTTCTGAAAATTGAACTTCGATAGGTCCAACGGGGAGATGACGATAATGGGGGTCGGGGTGTTGCATTGACAGTGGGATTTGTACCAGGATTAAAAGTTGATGCTATACCATTGATGCAACAGCGGGAGGTATTCGAGTTCAAAAACTATGTGATCTTTGTATCGCGTCAATTTCTCCTATTTATTACTACTACTATCTTTATTTCCTAAAGCTTTCCCTGAGATTATGTTTATAAGCAGGCTGACACGGTAATTTGATTGGCATCAGGGTACCATACTGGTCGATGAGTTTGTTCTAGATATCAGACAGTTCTCTGCTTCTGTCTCAGGTCAGCAATTGCCTGTTGGAATTGTGATGTTTGGGGTGGGTTCATATCTCATAGCTTCTGTGTGTTTTTccattaaatagaaaaaagttGTTGCTCTCCTAAtgccattttgttttgttgcaGAATGGTCATTGTGATCTCAAGCATGCAATAGAGAAGCTGGGTGAGTTATATGTAAATGTAATGTTCCTGATTTTCAGTGTGACCATCCATCTTTCTCTTGATAAGCAGATCATCATCCGGTGATCCTAGTTAGTTGAAAGAACCTATTGCTTCTTAAGTAGTTTAGAAGGAAGATTTTTGTCAAGCTTAGAGAAGGAATGGTCTTTATTCTGCGGAAATTTATTTCCCACGGTTCTTTGTTTTCCGGGAGTTGTAGTAACTTAAGATATCCTGTAGTGTTTATTTAATTCCCTATGTAATGTACATATCTAAATTGCATGTTATATATGCGTGGATGAGGGTATCTCTAAACTCTATACTTTAATGTCAGTGGCATCTCATGTGGTCACGAGGATTTAATTTGGTACCCCTTAATCCTTATTAATAGGTAGTGGATTTTTTGTCTTTCTAGTATTTGTTCCTGTGTCCAGATATATTCAGTTCCATATTATATGACACCAGTGGACATTTAATTTTGAGTTTATGGTTCCTTTATTTTTGTTCAAGCATGTCAATGCTAGGTTTTGTTCTTTGCTAGTGACCTTGTCCTATCATGCTTTCATAGTTACTTTGCTTTTAGCTGTCTGGCTATTGAGCAAGCTAATTTCTGTAAATGCATGTTCCAGATTTTGCCATGCCTGTGGAGACGGCCGTTGTGGGTGATGAAAGAAGCCATTTTGTTTACCAAACTGtagttaaaaaaagaagtttcTTTGACTCTGATGGTGGTCAGGGCTACATCAATAATGCTGTTGCTCTTACATTTGTAAGAGACAGAAACAACATTCACGGTACTTATCACTTCTATGAGTATTTCCTTTATTAGTGTATACTCCAAATTCCATATAACCAATAACAACTGAATAGTTTCTTCTCTTTTAAACGAagtattcatttatttatataatgttGTTCATATTAACTTAAGAGCTTACAAGCTGTCTTATTGCCTTCAGGAGATCGCATACAGACCACATGCCATATAAGTCCTCGCAAGCTGCTAACCTAACTAGCTCGTGATAATTAGATACAAAAGTTCAATTAGTGCTTTGGATACATTACCATCATCTACCTTAGAATCCAGATAGTATACATGAATAGTTTCTTCTCACTGTGCCTGATGGACGTATTAAGTCTTATGAACCTCATTGTAGCATACATCCTTCATTCATATCAAAAAGGAAGGTCAAGATATCATGTTGTCTCTTTTCTGTGAGCAGGAAATGTTCTTTTTAGTGTGCTTTCTATTTCTGAATCACTGAACAGTATCCTATATTTAAGGAGATTCACTGTCCAAAGTTGGTGTCACGATTTCTGGAGACAGAAAAAATGCCGGATGCTCGCTATCTCTGCTGGACCTTACTGTATCTGAATGATACTACATCatgcatttcttttttccagtTTTACATAATGGCCATTCATTTCACTCATTTTTTAGGTCTGAGGTCTTTCTTTGCAAGTTAGTTTGCAAGCATGCccacaatttattttttttcctcttttgcaTAAAATTTCGATCTCTGTGTCTTTCTTACCCATTGCTTTACTTCCTTCAGTTATATTTTCTTGTAAATTTGTAACTTAGTATTGGTGATTACTCTTCCTAATAGTATATACCTccttaaatgaatttttagcATGGATGTGCATTTTGAGCATATGCAAGGGGTATAGACATTGCTGGAGCAGCAATCAACATGTTAATGGGGAATATCATAGAGAATTAGGGAAAATATACATACTCTTAGAGTGAAAATATGTTGGCTTCTATGTTTATgcatctctttttttctttttgggcatCATTTAGGTAACGATTAAAGTCATCTTATGGCGTGATTTGAATGAGCAGGTTTAGGGGAAATAAAGTTTCATGTGGCATTGTCAGAAGGTGTGTCAGCCCTGGGTCCAATTTACAAGGCAGCTTCAGTAAGAACAAGTGATCATTCTACTTGGCTCACTGCTAGAAGAGAGGGAAGCCGAGAGATTCTTGATGGCCAAAGAATGATGATGAATATTGATGAAGAGGTATGCCAATATTGACATCTTTGTAGTTTTAGAAATGCTTTTCAGGAAGTTCTTGATACCGAGGTTACAGATTGTGGAAGTTTCACTTTTTTGCTTCCTATTGCTATGGAGTAACTTATATGGGGTCTAATGATGGAATGGGTGTGTCCCATTGTTTtgttaatatttcttactgcCTTCCCCTTTTTCCCATTGCTATTTTAGTTTCTATTGCATGGGAATAACTTGGAGATTCGCTTCATAGGGTACTAAGTCTGTGAGTACCATAGCTCTCTTTGTGGTTGGTTTTTGGGACAACAGAATTACTCGATCCTTTGCTTTAGCATCGTGCTAGTGGGCTTGCGTGAACCTCATTACATGGTTCAGATGAGCATAATCTTGATTCATTATCAGCATTTATGAAATGTCAAGCATAAGCAGATTCGGTAATATAGGTAGTAGATCTCTTGAGAAGGCATGCCATTATTGTCCATGAAAACAATACTTTGAGAACCATTTTTGGGCGCTTTCCTGATTCTGTTACCTTTCATGGAAGGACTGAGGAGTTTGTCTGGTTAggatttataaaaattattaccTTTCATTTTGTGTAGGGGTTACTGAAAGAAGAGTTATTTTGGGAACTATAACCTAAGTAATAGCTGGGTTAATTTTCTGCTGAACATGTCTGCAAATTGAGAACTACTCTTAAAAAGAATTACTCTTGCAGCATCGCTTTCCCTCTCTTAAATATTTCCTAGAACCAGAGCACATTTTGTGTCTTCAGTGGAAGGAGCTTTGGTGCTAATTGTGCAATGCAAGATTTCACGATAAATTGTCCTTGGTTTCCAGGGAAAGGAAAGCAGAAAGAAAGCTGAATATATGACTATTGGAGATAATGCTTTAAATAGTACAATTCATGGATGAATTTTCAAGGAGAAGGGTAAATTGAACGAGTTTCCCTTTTTGACAACTAAATCGTTGTTTTGGCTAGAAACTTAAGCCATGCACCTAACTGTTCTTTGGATACTGTTTAAATGGATGGCATCTTTTTTATGGATTATTTTAGTATCTTAGACGGCAGAGGATGCAGTTTTGTGCCGTTCTTTCCCAATCTTATATACCTCTTTACTTTGCAATGTGGTAGCTAAATAATCGAATTGGCCATCCCGATCTCTATATTGGAGTcacaaagagaagaaaatatgCCATTGGATCAGAGAAGGCAGGTGTTATGACATCTTTGTCATTCCATAACATTTTCAGGTGAGGTCTAACATCTTCTCCTCTATATTTGGCATATATGGTCTTATATATTATCTGGATGTTTGTTTGTGTCATCAGTTGAAACTTGTCGCGTGGTATTCTCACTCCCGCCTGTGGTTGTTTGAGATTTGTTCATCTTCGATCttcctccctttttttttctttttttttttggggtgttTCCTTTAGGAATGACTAGATTGTGTCTTGGTCTGTCACAGAGAAGACGAAGAATATCTGTATGTTGAGGGTCTTGGCATTAGAACAGGGGATCCCTTCCAATTTTATGCTCCAGATGCTGCAGTGGCATCATCGACTTGTGAAAAAGTAAGTGCAAGCCTCGAAAGGTTAAATATGGGCGTGCCTGCAAGTAACTCTCACCAGACAGTGGCTACTTCATCACCAGCAGCAAAGGAAAGTGTTAGGAAGGAGGAGGTCTTTGGAGGCTTCATATTCTCGTGCTGTGGACGCAGCGAGTATTTCTTTGGACGCCCCAATGTTGACAGCTCTCCATTCATCAAGAGCTTGCCTGGAGTCCCGTTCGCGGGAGTCTTCTGTAGCGGGGAAATTGGGCGCTGCTCGGGAAGTTTGATGGAGCAAAATCCGGAAGGTGGCACACCTGTCAATCCCTGTTCCCATGTGTATAGCAGCATTTATCTCGTGATGACCTACACTCCACCGCCATCACCAGCAGAGCAGTAGGCGAGTCACAGAACGAGAAAAGAAGAGAACACTCGTTTATTTCTGTGAATGGGTGGTGGATGAATCATGGTGGTAAGTTATTATACAGTACTTAccccagcagcagcagcactttttttttttttttggttgtttCAGTTGGTGGGACAGGGACGGTTGAAAAATGTAATACAAAGAGTGTGGTTGAGGCAAGAACAAGTTGGTTGCCTCGTAAATGAAATAGTAGTGTATAGtacggggggggggggttgggCAAGAAGGCGGCAGCGGTAAATGAATCACCCCAAAAAAGGAAGTGCTCCATATGATTAGGAGATTTCATGTGAGGTGATGGAGCGAGCGAGGGAGCGGTTGGTTCCAAAGCCTTTTTATCAATGTTACAGAATATGAagaaaccaaacgcaagcaGCCAAGCTTTCAAAATATGGCGAGAAACAAACAACCACTTAAGCTTTCATCCCATGGAATGGAATacagaattatatatatatatatatatatatatattaaaaaaacccaaattttcgATGATCCATCCATCACCATCAGTGTGAAAGTAAGGTTGAGTCGATGAGTTGTGCACCCAAATATCTTGCAGTGCAGTCGCGCGTATTCTTATTCTGGAGAGGGAAATCTACTACATTCATTAAAACAAGAATACCCATATGCTTGGGTTGGGCATCAGTTGCAGTGGGTTTGTTGGGCCTCAGACGGTCTGGCGGCTAATAAAAGCCCATCCACTCGTCCTGCCTCATTTCGATCTTTCTATGGCCCATCTACTCATATGGGCCTTTCGCATTTAGGCATGCATGTAAGACGAGTCCAGACCCAGAGAACAAAGTTCCTTCCTTCAGGCTCAGCTCCTCCAAATGAAATGCAACGAAACAGAAGTGCGACTGCCCGCTTAATATACGAAAACcctaagaaataaaaataaaaataaaaataaaaataaaaatttactaATAACAGTTcgggaaaagtacaaaaattcCATTGTGATTTGGGGTCAGGACTCATGACAAATTGCATCATGTGCTTTTATTAGGGACAATTAGCCCCTTGTAGTATATTCCGTTAGCCATAGGGGGTTACgacgttagtttttttttcatttttagtccCCAGTCTTTaacattttaatcattttaattctaaatcttttttcttttaaaatttatatcctcaactttccttttttttaaaaaaaaatttagtcttagaaagaaaattgaaaggggATGAGGGGTCGGGACCGTCAATTGGTGGCCCCAATCCCGGAATCGATCGGGGTCTCTGACCCCTCCTtctctttcaattttctttctaggactaaaatgaaaaaaatagaaagttgaggatagaaatgatgagagataaaagttttagaaccaaactaattaaaatgctcaagattgaggactaaaaatggaaaaaaaattaaaaaaactaacATAGTAACGCCCTATGGCTAACGGAATACACCACATGGGGGCTAATTGTCACTAACAAAAGCATATGGTGCAATTTATCTCGATCCCAAACTAtaatggattttttttgtatttttccctAACAGTTAAATGGTGgtcaaatttcaaatttctttctcaattaattattttaactatGGAACATGCATGCACTTCGCCGATGGTACAAAAATTCCCTCAAATAATTTGTtagataaatattatattaagaaattattatttattatactcACATTTTCTTATATGATCATATTATGTTAAAACAATAGATTTAGAATGTTTATGAGTCTTCATGTATAGATACTACAAGAGATGGGTCCTGTGGTGACCCATAAAAGGACCCGGATGGGTTGCCCTAGGTCTCTAAACCCATTCTAAAGGGTCGCCTAAAGTATAATCGTTTTAGACCCAACAACCCATTCACAAATGAGTCGCCATAGACCCGACCAAAGGCAACCCAAAATGATGGGTCCGCTAAAGTAATGGTCGGCCCATGCAATGTTTAAGACGACCCGAACTTTTGGGTATTTTAGCCGACACAATTTGGGTCAACAAAGCTATGGTTAGAGCCGACCCAAAATTTTGGATCGCCCAAAGCGAACTTGGACCAACCCAATTTGGGTCGTGAAAGCTTTGTCTTAGCCTAACCATTTTTTAGGTTCATCCTCTGGCAGCCGGCTAATAGCCCGCTGTCAATCCACGATGATAAATAACGGGTGCCACTATCAGCACTTTTTCTAGCGTGTTATCAATTTGTTTCTCGCCTTTTGACAAGTTGTTTGTTGATTGTACTACagacaaatataaattacacttgaatcaaatttacAATCCAAATAATTATGTCCATAGCGATAATAATTTAAGATTTCTACGGTTATAAGACTCGACAAAGCCAAATACTTATGATATAAATTTACGCTTATTCTGCAGCAACTTCAGCTCGAAGCTTTGAGACAGGGGCAATTTCTCCTTTACTGGttgtgttgggaattggtgtatgccctagaggcaatctataatcagttctgtaatatgatatctatttcattatattacgaggcatatctgttattgtgtagattgcgctaaatatgattttacacaataatgtccttggaatagtaggttcaataggcatcaagtgtgacttgattgtgagatcctataattaatgaacattattcctaaatgtccatagtcaaagtattatcgttaattaggacaacgataatacggttagactagtgtgagtgttgattgatgaccaagtctcataggtcatggatatggagatatcaaatcacaccacatgtatacattaagagtaatgtgtattggactgacccaccatgagattgctacatgggttgttacgtaactgtcattagcatatctcaaagtgactatagtgtaatggtcctttgacttgaggtcaccatagattcctacatgtaatgtcatatactttgatactgtcaaacgccactgtaacaggatggttataaagacagttattgggtataccacagaacatggagaggaatgtgagtgatcaaaatagaatttgtccctcttacgaaacgggagcgatatctcacggccacttggtggttaagtctaaaagtgtatgcatacccaaatgagtcgatataacgatatcgagctcatttgttctgatagacttaaccggtaaaccaagaaagagaaatattgagccatacaaggatgtcatcgaccatgccttgggctcaatagagatataggggacaatggattatattacacggtaatataggtcacgaggttcgtcgagaaattgactttccgattacttgagtaacggtgatgcattgctagatgccgctcactgtttgtaatattgaaatagagattttgatattactgtcaacgtaattgggaacctacagggtcacacactacgactaaattgacgagatattttgaaacaataaaatcatctaatagagattagatgatttatggtgcgactaattaattggatatttaatgagattaaatttgtcgattaattagactcgatttattagattaaatggaccaaattgatgcacggttaatatggtgacacatggcttttatGTGGATTAACATGTGTAAGGACACATGTCATAAGGGAACCTTAATTCcctaaatcccacatcggttggGATTTCATCTTCACCCCCCCATATTGTTTATAAAAAGGGGCAGTAagcatgattatatatatatgcttatatataaaagcgcacacatattatatatatatgctaatatatatatgtacgtgcatatatgtgtgcatataaaatatatataatttgggttgaattgttcaactcaaattaggtccattagtcttaaaaatttcgggtgttgcatcggtgtttctttcgagtgttggtcgctagcaccgccgatctcgaagactcgtcgacaaagtcggtgtggacaccggtagaggcgtcacgcgtgggacgcttggtcgacaattttaaatattccaggtacgcttttatttactcttattcttctagtaggtcttggaattagtttcacgggtaggaaattttgaatttctgtccccttttcgcttccgttgcgccccgtggaactagcaattggtatcagagcctagctagttagaatctgagtagataatagcataaaatatgattttatgcttggtactcgtgtgattatgtttgatatttgcggtgcatgactgttagacatggactatgtcctagttgtgttagtataatagttatacgtgtggactattatgtaatagttacataatagtgtatagtgagatcgattaaatgttaatcaaatccctcaaaatattaagtccataaccttccaccgtgtaacgctcgtcaagaccaagatcgatgagtgtgtagaccttgccttcgcaggatgcccttatctatcctagtaagacgttgtgtttaccagtgggtcggacttaactgagcaagcctaataggattatgagttcagaggcatgtagttgggcatcgatctataagatagatttgaataaggagttattcacccaactaatcaagagttgcatgtgatgcaattgggaaagtgagttccctacctaaatagccagttctgggtgaatcagccctcgctgactcagagcttggtgagatatggatcttgagctactatgagaatgatattctctgaatcaaaactgagggtcattgatttgatataaatagtgggagcaatatttataaagtcctcattaaatattgttgtgtcataatacttattttgtatatttctatggtagttaccatggcagggagcacttctagtactttctgtttgcgatccgtccttgataaggacaaactgtcagggaataatttccttggttggtatcgaaacttgagaattgttctcacccaagaaaagaaactatatgtcttagagcaacctcttcttgcgccaccacctgacgatgccccccaagctgagaaagatgcttatagtaagcatcatgatgatgccgtaaacgtcggatgtctcatgttagtcaccatggactcggagcttcagaagcaacatgagaacatgaaggcgtacgatatgatcgtgcatctcaggcagctctatcaagagcaggcccgacatgagagattcgagatctctaaagcactttttcaggcaaggttgactgagggtagcccggtgggtcttcatgtactcaagatgattgggtacgtcgaaactctgggaagactgggatttcctctaggtcaagagttggccacagatttagtcctacagtcgctgcccagcagttatagtcagttcatcatgagctataatatgaatgactacaataaaccattgcctgaactgcttaacatgttgagaacagctgagcatgatatcagtaaGGGGACGtctgttctaatggtccaggggaccaaaagaaagggcaagggcaagagtaaaggccagagggctaaaggtgcatccaagtatgacttgggtgcgttgaagcctaaagccaaggtggcaaagaa
Above is a window of Punica granatum isolate Tunisia-2019 chromosome 7, ASM765513v2, whole genome shotgun sequence DNA encoding:
- the LOC116213851 gene encoding F-box/LRR-repeat protein At5g63520 translates to MAVSSPGTSSRPRTRNDHYSEPFFALCHGDLLHNVLHRLPARSFASAACVCKTWHRVSNQILCRPLLASALSLNPSPFGALLEVLDKVLSDPIRPHFAIVNVATDCDLSSMLKLTSKRLGTATPIVVSYSVGIIGRHASTDEVLEVQRGDDDNGGRGVALTVGFVPGLKVDAIPLMQQREGTILVDEFVLDIRQFSASVSGQQLPVGIVMFGNGHCDLKHAIEKLDFAMPVETAVVGDERSHFVYQTVVKKRSFFDSDGGQGYINNAVALTFVRDRNNIHGLGEIKFHVALSEGVSALGPIYKAASVRTSDHSTWLTARREGSREILDGQRMMMNIDEELNNRIGHPDLYIGVTKRRKYAIGSEKAGVMTSLSFHNIFREDEEYLYVEGLGIRTGDPFQFYAPDAAVASSTCEKVSASLERLNMGVPASNSHQTVATSSPAAKESVRKEEVFGGFIFSCCGRSEYFFGRPNVDSSPFIKSLPGVPFAGVFCSGEIGRCSGSLMEQNPEGGTPVNPCSHVYSSIYLVMTYTPPPSPAEQ